In Oryza sativa Japonica Group chromosome 2, ASM3414082v1, the following are encoded in one genomic region:
- the LOC107275450 gene encoding uncharacterized protein, translating to MSVRRFVHLVLEEFAPRRSNYTLRNIDMDRFFLPRPSPVPSAAAAADAVEYGSLPCPAMTFYPPSSSLSGNQNMEFFLLGGNHNMVVAADQSCRTVLYDPGEHAVRTMPALPYQVTLPATSVTVGDDLYILDVDDGGSFHGLIYEDGLNEDWRCCALPPPPLSDFEVDSYAVIGGTDIWLSTHDNGGIYCFDTVRHAWSTVATRWTLPFVGLAEYCHEHGLWFGLSHSTRDRRKRSLVLSALDLDGGELPLLRSFPMEFTPPDALNLVSSDLVNLGSGKFCIARFFRTDEDHRDGEELFAVLTAVEVERCDDDEDDAGGGANGGGLRMLKHRSEMYKLTSEMMYWVL from the coding sequence ATGAGTGTTCGTCGGTTTGTTCATCTGGTGCTGGAGGAGTTCGCCCCACGCCGCAGCAACTACACGCTGCGGAACATAGACATGGACCGCTTCTTCCTCCCACGTCCATCTCCGgtgccatccgccgccgccgccgccgacgcggtggAGTACGGCAGCCTGCCATGCCCGGCCATGACCTTCTACCCTCCCTCCTCCAGCTTGTCCGGGAACCAGAACATGGAGTTCTTCCTCCTTGGAGGCAACCACAACAtggtggtcgccgccgaccAGAGCTGCCGCACCGTCCTCTACGACCCCGGCGAGCACGCCGTCCGCACCATGCCCGCCCTCCCCTACCAGGTGACATTGCCTGCCACCTCTGTCACCGTCGGCGACGACCTCTACATCCTCGATGTCGACGACGGTGGAAGCTTCCATGGGCTCATCTATGAGGATGGATTGAACGAGGATTGGCGCTGCTgcgcgctcccgccgccgccgctgtccgacTTCGAAGTCGACTCCTACGCTGTGATCGGTGGCACGGACATCTGGTTATCCACGCACGACAATGGCGGCATCTACTGCTTCGACACGGTGCGCCATGCGTGGAGCACAGTGGCCACAAGATGGACGCTGCCATTTGTTGGTCTCGCCGAGTATTGCCATGAGCACGGCCTTTGGTTTGGCCTCTCACACAGCACCAGAGACaggaggaagaggagcttgGTGCTCTCCGCTCTGGACCTTGATGGCGGCGAGCTGCCGCTGCTTCGCAGCTTTCCTATGGAGTTCACACCGCCAGACGCCCTCAATCTTGTCAGCTCGGACCTCGTGAACCTGGGCTCCGGCAAGTTCTGCATTGCCAGGTTCTTCCGCACCGATGAGGATCATCGCGATGGCGAGGAGCTGTTCGCTGTGTTAACCGCCGTCGAGGTGGAGCGCTGCGATGACGATGAGGATGATGCTGGTGGTGGTGCCAATGGTGGAGGGCTCCGCATGCTGAAGCACAGGTCTGAGATGTACAAGCTCACCAGCGAAATGATGTATTGGGTGCTTTAG